Proteins encoded in a region of the Paenibacillus sp. W2I17 genome:
- the yhbY gene encoding ribosome assembly RNA-binding protein YhbY: protein MLNGKQKRFLRSQAHHLTPVFQIGKGGTNEHLFRHIEDAIEKRELMKVQVLNNNDEDRKEMAEEVARETGSELVQLIGNTIILYKESRDNKQIELPR, encoded by the coding sequence ATGTTAAACGGTAAACAAAAGCGCTTTTTGCGGTCACAGGCACATCACCTGACCCCTGTATTTCAGATTGGTAAAGGTGGAACCAACGAGCACCTGTTCCGTCACATCGAAGATGCGATTGAGAAGCGCGAATTGATGAAAGTGCAAGTGTTGAACAACAATGACGAGGACAGAAAAGAGATGGCAGAAGAAGTTGCCCGTGAAACGGGAAGTGAGCTTGTACAACTCATCGGTAACACAATCATCCTGTACAAAGAATCTCGCGATAACAAACAAATCGAACTACCTAGATAA
- a CDS encoding nicotinate-nucleotide adenylyltransferase translates to MKIGIMGGTFDPIHMGHLLAAEAARDSHALDEIWFMPSHVPPHKRGAGASGQQRLDMTEAAVKGVQQYEVLGIEMELGGVSYTIDTMKELWRRHPEHEFYFIIGADMVNYLPKWEQIEELAERLTFIGVGRPGFQLHLDDLPDELQDRVLLAEMPLVDISSTAVRRRLAKGHSVRFMIPDEVHQYIVRSGLYGTKP, encoded by the coding sequence GTGAAGATCGGCATCATGGGTGGTACGTTTGATCCGATCCACATGGGACACCTCCTGGCAGCTGAAGCGGCAAGGGATTCACATGCATTGGATGAGATCTGGTTCATGCCTTCCCATGTTCCACCTCACAAACGCGGAGCCGGAGCTTCGGGACAGCAACGTCTCGATATGACGGAAGCGGCTGTGAAGGGTGTGCAGCAATATGAGGTGCTGGGTATCGAGATGGAATTGGGCGGAGTGTCTTATACCATTGATACGATGAAGGAACTGTGGCGTCGCCATCCTGAACATGAATTTTATTTCATTATCGGGGCGGATATGGTGAACTATCTTCCCAAATGGGAGCAGATTGAAGAGCTTGCAGAACGCTTAACCTTTATCGGAGTTGGTCGGCCGGGCTTCCAGTTACATCTGGATGATTTACCAGATGAGTTACAGGATCGGGTCCTGCTGGCCGAGATGCCCTTGGTCGATATTTCATCGACAGCCGTACGCAGACGTCTGGCCAAAGGACATTCGGTACGCTTCATGATTCCTGATGAAGTGCACCAATACATTGTAAGGAGCGGTTTATATGGCACTAAGCCGTGA
- the yqeK gene encoding bis(5'-nucleosyl)-tetraphosphatase (symmetrical) YqeK: protein MALSRDELIQAVSGQMPEKRWKHTLGVMESSVMLAEKYGADPVKADLAAILHDVAKYWPIAEMEAVIRDNGLNQELLQHDKQLWHSEVGAFVAKRDYGVEDSEVINAIRWHTSGRVGMSLLDKVVCLADYIEPGRDFPGVDHIREQAERSLEEGLIAGFDSTISLLISQRRVIYPLTMLSRNDLIAQL, encoded by the coding sequence ATGGCACTAAGCCGTGATGAACTGATTCAAGCCGTATCCGGACAAATGCCGGAAAAACGCTGGAAGCATACACTGGGTGTAATGGAATCGTCAGTGATGTTGGCTGAAAAATACGGTGCTGATCCTGTGAAAGCAGATCTGGCAGCGATATTGCATGATGTGGCGAAGTACTGGCCCATAGCGGAGATGGAAGCGGTCATCCGTGATAACGGATTAAACCAGGAACTTCTGCAGCATGACAAGCAGCTCTGGCATTCCGAAGTCGGTGCTTTTGTAGCCAAGCGTGATTACGGTGTGGAAGATTCCGAAGTTATTAATGCCATCCGGTGGCATACCTCGGGTCGGGTAGGCATGAGCTTGCTGGACAAAGTGGTATGTCTTGCCGATTACATTGAACCGGGACGAGATTTCCCGGGAGTAGATCACATTCGCGAACAGGCTGAACGTAGTCTGGAGGAAGGTTTAATTGCCGGATTCGATTCGACGATCAGCTTGCTGATCTCACAGCGCCGTGTCATTTATCCTTTGACCATGCTGTCGCGGAATGACTTAATTGCACAATTATAG
- the rsfS gene encoding ribosome silencing factor produces the protein MTVSSKELMNMAVAAADDKKASNIVALDLINVSLVADYFVICHGNSDTQVQAIATEIRKQAHAAGATIKGIEGMDSARWVLMDMGDVVVHIFHRDEREYYNIERLWSDAKVVETV, from the coding sequence ATGACAGTATCATCGAAAGAACTTATGAATATGGCGGTTGCTGCCGCTGACGACAAAAAGGCATCCAATATTGTAGCGTTGGATCTGATTAATGTTTCTCTGGTGGCAGATTATTTTGTTATTTGTCACGGAAATTCCGATACACAGGTACAAGCCATTGCCACTGAAATTCGCAAACAGGCTCATGCAGCCGGAGCGACGATCAAAGGTATCGAAGGTATGGATTCCGCACGTTGGGTATTGATGGACATGGGCGATGTTGTTGTTCATATCTTCCACCGCGACGAGCGTGAATACTACAACATTGAACGACTATGGTCTGATGCCAAAGTGGTGGAAACTGTATGA